CCTTGCTTATTGTTTTATATGCCAACCTACAATATGTGATCTACCTGTAAAAagctttatggttttttttaatcagtttaagtttaaattaattaaaattaaaattaatttattagaaatataattaggACATTTGGTTTGTGCTATGTTTTTAATAAGATTGTATCATTTGTTTTATGATATTATCAAGCACTCTTTTCTGTGTAGCtcccaaatgattttttttttaattttaatttgttatttttcattaatatatactttttatcatataataaaataaaaaaataatttcaaaaagcTCCCCATGCTAACGCTTGAGTTGTTTGttgttcttatatatttttttaatatattattgtcataattattgatttttttaatcaaggcTTGTCTTCATGATTCTAATAAGatattgtttaaaaatcaaatttattggtgaaaaaaatgtaaagaagaagaagaagaagaagcgcattaatgaaataaatgaattataattaaagaaataactttttttttaatcaagctaCGAACCcaggataaaaaacaaaattttttttaaaaaaaaaacattttgacaacaaaaaaaggaataaccatagaaaattaatttttttcaatagattttaaattattgcttTTCCGAATTGAGTCCAATCGAGCATCCATGCTTACTTCTAGGATGTGCCATTACCCTGTGACGAGATAAAAATATAACCATAGTAAtgttttatctttgtttataaGTGGGGTaatggttaatttttaaaatattttttatttaaaaatatattaaaataatatttattttttatttattaaagttatttttatattaatatattaaaacaataaaaaaattaaaaataattctaaataaaaatattcattttttataaaaattatcgaACACAATTTCAATCAACCTGTTGTATACAACGCCTAGATAAAATACAAGAGTGCAAATTCTGCAACTTTATTTCAATCTTGCTTAGCCTCTCCGGGAATCCCACATTAATTCTTTTATCCTAAATTTTAGAAACTTTTGAGGTTAAAACCCACACTTTTTTCTGGGAtcgaaattaaaataaatatgtgatATCTTGAAATCAAATACCACATTGAACAAAAAGATCTACTGAGATCTTAGACCCAAACACACCAAAAATATGTGAGTGTAAGTGTATAGTTTATTCTGCGAtcgtattgaaaaaaaatacaagcgagaaaaatcagaaaactaaaaaacaaaatcggaagaagagagagagacagaaacaaggaaataagaaattaattaaacagcaaaaggaaagaaaggggGGTAGAACAAAAACCACAAGCCGAAAACCCCAACCCTACTTTGTTTCTCGCTACCAAAAAGAACGACGGCAGAGCAGGGACCACAGCAACGCGCCACTGGAGTTTAAATTATCATCCGTGGCATCAATTGCTGAAGGTAtgcccttttctttctctctctccttttctttttctatgtgGATTTGGTTTGTTTGGGTTTTATGTCATGTTGTTAGGACCGTTTgtgtgtttgattttgaaaaagaaaaaaatatcacgtTCTCATGCGATCCTTTTCCTTCAGAAAAAAACTGGAGATAAATAAAGGAAACCAAGGGATTGCTGGGGTCACTGTTCTTCCTTATCAGACCGGGGAAGGTTACTGGTTTCTTGTTCAGGTAAGAATGGtttgtgttttggttttgaAACCATGGTGTCCTGTTTCTggctattaaaattaaaatcaaaatctacaGGCATGTTGCTTGCCTGATGGGTTACCAGGAGAAAACATGTTAAAGAGGGGTTTTGTTGGTTCAGAACAAAGTTAGCTgggagtttatttttatttgacctTACATGATCAGCTTAGGTTTGGTTAGACATTAATAAGTGGGTGGTTTCTGATTTGGTCAACCTTCTTGTTTGTGAGAAAGGCTCGAGAATGATGTCTGTTAATCTTGACCGTGCAGAATTGTCATGGTAACTGAAGAGCCAAAAGATCCATTCAAGGGGGTTGACTGGAAGGCCATAGGTGGTGAATTACAGAAGGATCCTAGCGCTGGTACTAAACCAATTATAAAGAAGCGGCTTCCAAAAAAGATTAGGCAAATTCCAGACTACTATTTCCTTCCTCGATTGCCTCTACCTACCGCCATTGCCTTCTATGGAGCGTGTATTGCAGGTGGAGTTGGTGCTGGCATGCTACTGGAGATGTGGATAAATAAGAAAGTGAAAGGTAATATTGCAATTAGAGTGGAACTTTTTTGAGGCAATTGCTCTTAATCATGGCATTGGGTAAGAAAGGGAAGTAAGGATGAAAGATCCTAAAAATATTCAGAGGAAGCAAGAGATGAAAGATGgtaaaaatattgttaggtAAATACTGTACTTGATGGCTTGTATCCAG
This genomic interval from Populus alba chromosome 1, ASM523922v2, whole genome shotgun sequence contains the following:
- the LOC118033969 gene encoding uncharacterized protein, which produces MVTEEPKDPFKGVDWKAIGGELQKDPSAGTKPIIKKRLPKKIRQIPDYYFLPRLPLPTAIAFYGACIAGGVGAGMLLEMWINKKVKEDGGIIWEFDK